The stretch of DNA tcggaggcggaggagactGTCGGACTTGACGTCCACCTCCCCGAAgagcgtcaccgcgcccgggggcATGAGCTCGAAAGATTGCGTGATGGCTTCGCGAACCTGCCGGATCCGCTTGGTGGCGACCGAGCGGAACagcacgacggcgacgcgccccttcagcgcgtccgcgaagTTCGCCGTGTTGAGCATGACCGGGGAGGACatcgcggccaccgcggcgggtccaccgagcgcggcgatggacgcgtcgtcgctcagcGAGAGGTCGTGGTCCGCCACGCCCCCCTCGGACGATTTGGCCGACCGACGCGGAAGGACCGAGGCGATCAGGCGCGCGGTCTCGTCATCTccgaggctcgcgggcgcggcgccggctccTGGTGCGGGCGTGCGTGATGACGCCGGTGaactcgcgggcgacgccgggggcgcgccgccgccgccgccgggcgacgcgtcctcgccgggggcggacccgcgaagcgtcgccgcgatcgtcgatCCGAGattcgacgtcgcgaggaggacggcgacgacgaccgcgacgagcgcgccgagcagcgccgcgggggacgcgccgaacggggcggcggcatccgtTGACTTCGACCGGCCCTTCGCCGGGGTCCTTCCCTTCGCCGGGGTCTTCGGGGTCTTCGGCGGCATGGTGCCGACGGAATTGGATCCTCCTAGGTTATCGGATTGTTATTTTTTGGCTCAGATTCCAGGAATCTGTAACGCGCCTATACACGTACAccggtaccttcgaaggtacctaCTCGTCAATACTTCCGCTCGACGCGGTAAGACAACGCGAGCGTCACTTCCCCGTGCTTCACCCCGGCCAGAGCGTACGTccccgcgatcgccccgcTCTTAACCACCCCGTTCAGCGGCACCACCACGCTCCCCATGAATTTGTCCCTAACCTTGGCGACGCCCATTCTCGTCGAGATGGACTTTCGCCCCGGGTGCGCCACCctgacgacgagctcgtccagcgcggtgACTCCGGGAAAGTCGAAGTGCTCTTTAAACGTGGGTTCGACTCCCCTCGAGGtctgcgtcgacgcgtgctGGTTGCCGACGTAGACGTCCACCTTGGGCGTGACCCGCTCGCCGGACATCTTAGCCTTGTACAGGGTGCCAACCTTCGGCTTCTGCAGGTCCGCGCATCGGACCACCTCGACGTGGAGGCTGCCGGTCGCGATGCCCGAGTCGTTCGAGGTTGAGGTTCCGGCGACGGTTCCGATCTTCTCATCGCTGGGATACGaatcgtcgtcatcgtcgtccaccgccgccgccgccttcttcgtcCCGAACGAAACGTCGTCGTACACCGTCCATCCAATCTCGAGCTCAATCTCTGGAAAACCcgagtcgacgcgctcgccagccGGCGGGCGTTCGTTCGACTGGTATACGTCCTCGTTGGGATCGATCCCGTCGGGATCTTCGAGGTCGatctcgccgacggccgcgcgctTCTGATCGCTCGGGCCGCCCTCCAAACGGAGCCACACCGTTTTGCGCTGACCGGGCCTGAGCAGGCGCTTGAAGTCGACGTGGCACATCCCCAGGAGGTCGTTGGACAGGGTGACGGTCTCGTTGATGATGCACTGCTCGAcgtcggagacgacgcgatcgggATCGAGCTGCTCCTCCATGGAGTCCGACTTCTTGAGGGATCGTTTgctcgccgccttctgcGCTTTTTTGGCGTCTTTTTCCGCCTTCTtgcgcgccttctccgccttcttggcagccttggcggcttTCTTCTTCTCTTTTTCAATCTGCTCCGGGGACATGATCCGCGGCGGAAGCgggggctcgagcgcggctcgaCGCTCGATGTCGCGCTTCTTCGCCTCGCTGAGCAGCTTCCCGACGCTGTTCGCCTTCTTATCCGCCTTTTTCCGCGCCTTCTTTTCGAGTTTCCGAACGTCAGTCTTCGACATCGTGCCGTcctcgatggcgcgcgcctccgccgcggcttttgccttggcggcgacggtgccgtGAAAGGGgatgtcgtcgacgcgcatGTGAAAGCGCTCCGCGTGCGGCAGCGACTTGGCGTGGTGTCTCATCACCGGCGCCATCTTACGCCGAAGTCTCGCCGGATCGATCGCCTTCGCCACCGTCGGCTTAGCGTCCAAGTCAAAGACGGCCACCATcaggacgtcggcgtcggcggcggagaaggaaaACGTCTGATCCCACGTCGGCTTTAAAGTGCGCTTCTTGACGTCGGTGCGCTTCGCCCGGGACGCGTAATCCGCCtctcccgcgacgacgacgacggcgaacgggTCGCTGTACCAGCCGTCGGTGGCGTCCAGGTTACGGGCCCGTTTGACCTTGACGGTGACGACGTGTTCCCCGTCccggtccccgccgccgccgccccgggtcAGCTGCTTCACCGCGGGGTGGTCAAAGTCGAGCACCGGGGAGTACAGCCAGCTCGGGTACCTGAACATCCGCGgcacgaagccgccgagtaCAAATTTCTTCGCCAGGTCCACCCCGGGTAGACACCCGAGGTCCATGCCGGGCATCAGCGGCAGCTCCAGTCGtaacgcggcgtcgacgagggcatCGCCGACGAAGCTCACCGCCGTGCCCGCCACGATGGGGATCCGCGGCACCAGCGGCTGCAGCTTGACCCGCACGATGGCCAGCAGCGTTACCTCCGCGAGttgcacgcgcgcgccgcacagcggggcgaacgcggcgttgaacgcgacgccgaagcgCATGTCGCCGGCAACCTTGAGGTGAAACTCGAGGCAgatctcgtcgccgtcggactTGAACGCTCGGACGGATTCAAAGGTGGGCGGGATGGCGCCCAGGTCGGCGATGATCCTGGCGCGCACGAACGGGGGCAGTTTCTTCGGCAGCACCTCCGCGTTGAGCATGTCGACGTCCCTGCGaacggcggtcgcggcgtacgGCCAGATCGTGAGGAGTATCTCGTTCATCGAGCGCATGCCCTCGAACCCGGGGAAAGCCGCCCACAGCGGTATGCCGTGCCCGAGGtccatccgcggcgggagcgtcgaCACCAGGTGCCGcaggcgtccgtcgccgaggtggtcGAGCGTGCCTTTGTCCGATTCGAGCAGCGCGCTGAGCGCCTTTCCGTCGCGTACGCCCTTGATCCCGAGCAGCCGGCAAATC from Micromonas commoda chromosome 3, complete sequence encodes:
- a CDS encoding hypothetical protein (Putative protein; this model contains multiple C2 domains) codes for the protein MGKFVPALVALVIAALAAAMACVHLGIIASPAFDNLPPLPARVRGVAYLAAEIVILGPAGPLYARIATAARAGFLAARAEVAKRGATPIASFEGVRFAATAFASGARGAISASTLAMLAAIAYTVINTRRSSALRARRAAANAATRAVRQAGVRRLCGLASNAKRPSWASDEAKAEGDVERVEWFNTFLDTLWPYIAQATRATVRRVIEPKLDSQRPKGISSMTFDAFNLGTIPPLIEHIALVPPDEADELQIQVKFTWKGNPKIVFKVTGPMIYGGTSPLKIDVGELAISATAKITLAHLMGEAPCVGGTQITLTEDPYVSYRIAVKAAPGMPSVSLSSIPGLQSAVQGAITVAFREKVVFPKSINKVITKKHTPWTVRAIEDAIAISPVGRLRCTVRGASGLKNMEMMGTSDPYAAIALGSRKTPPLISDCRRTKTIDNTLHPTWEETFELDVCSTELQCLWVRVYDDDGQYGTDDLMGSVVLPLSGLPADGSTVRGSYPLKKEKELQTGGKRGKKSGTGRGELFLELTYVPITEPADETRKRLDQATREAEAKYRENAPGWYGFQAEICRLLGIKGVRDGKALSALLESDKGTLDHLGDGRLRHLVSTLPPRMDLGHGIPLWAAFPGFEGMRSMNEILLTIWPYAATAVRRDVDMLNAEVLPKKLPPFVRARIIADLGAIPPTFESVRAFKSDGDEICLEFHLKVAGDMRFGVAFNAAFAPLCGARVQLAEVTLLAIVRVKLQPLVPRIPIVAGTAVSFVGDALVDAALRLELPLMPGMDLGCLPGVDLAKKFVLGGFVPRMFRYPSWLYSPVLDFDHPAVKQLTRGGGGGDRDGEHVVTVKVKRARNLDATDGWYSDPFAVVVVAGEADYASRAKRTDVKKRTLKPTWDQTFSFSAADADVLMVAVFDLDAKPTVAKAIDPARLRRKMAPVMRHHAKSLPHAERFHMRVDDIPFHGTVAAKAKAAAEARAIEDGTMSKTDVRKLEKKARKKADKKANSVGKLLSEAKKRDIERRAALEPPLPPRIMSPEQIEKEKKKAAKAAKKAEKARKKAEKDAKKAQKAASKRSLKKSDSMEEQLDPDRVVSDVEQCIINETVTLSNDLLGMCHVDFKRLLRPGQRKTVWLRLEGGPSDQKRAAVGEIDLEDPDGIDPNEDVYQSNERPPAGERVDSGFPEIELEIGWTVYDDVSFGTKKAAAAVDDDDDDSYPSDEKIGTVAGTSTSNDSGIATGSLHVEVVRCADLQKPKVGTLYKAKMSGERVTPKVDVYVGNQHASTQTSRGVEPTFKEHFDFPGVTALDELVVRVAHPGRKSISTRMGVAKVRDKFMGSVVVPLNGVVKSGAIAGTYALAGVKHGEVTLALSYRVERKY